ATCTTCGATTGCCGGACTGCCGCCCGAACTGAGTAAACGAATCGCGTCGCTCATACGTGAGCGCGCCGAAGCCCGCCGGCGTCGAGACTGGAAGCGGGCGGACGAGATCCGCATCGAGCTCCAGCAGCTCGGCGTCGTCGTCAAGGACACGCCGTCGGGAACCGAATGGGAGTGGAAGGGCCGATGACCGACCAGCCCGTGTACGGGAGGAACCCCGTGCTCGAGTTGCTTCGGAGCGGGAGCCGCCGCGTGGACGAGATCGCGGTGCTGGCCAGCGGTCGGGGCCCGGCCCTTCACGAGCTGGTGGCGCGCGCGCGGGATAGCGGCGTCAAGGTGTCGTTTCGAACCCGCGAGCAGCTCACCGCCATGGCCGGGAGTCCTCACCACCAGGGCGTCGTTGCCCGGGTGGCTGAAGCCACCTACCGGACACTCGAAGACTTGCTGTCGGTTCCGGCGCAGCGCGGCGAGCCGGCCTTCTTCCTTGCCCTCGATCAGGTGCAGGACCCCCGGAACCTGGGGGCCCTGCTCCGGGTTGCCGATGGGGCTGGCGCCCATGGCGTGATCGTGCCGAAGCACCGTGCCGCAGGTCTCACG
This DNA window, taken from Candidatus Rokuibacteriota bacterium, encodes the following:
- the rlmB gene encoding 23S rRNA (guanosine(2251)-2'-O)-methyltransferase RlmB, which encodes MTDQPVYGRNPVLELLRSGSRRVDEIAVLASGRGPALHELVARARDSGVKVSFRTREQLTAMAGSPHHQGVVARVAEATYRTLEDLLSVPAQRGEPAFFLALDQVQDPRNLGALLRVADGAGAHGVIVPKHRAAGLTPATAKVAMGALDFVPVARETNLVSALERLKKHGVWAIGASPSGGVLPWKADLALPLCLILGGEGPGLRPLVARICDVVLTLPMKGGVGALNIAAAGAALCYEVVRQREGKTFLTV